Proteins encoded together in one Planctopirus ephydatiae window:
- a CDS encoding efflux RND transporter permease subunit, protein MLNSIIRLALIHRTLVLAACLVVLVYGGYLSTTLPIDVFPDLDRPRVVILTECPGLSPEEIETQITYPIETALLGAAGVEAVRSQSSQGMNVIYVEFSWTTEVRYARQVVAERLAVVTVPPGVRPQMTPPASIMGQILHVGIHRRLGPQGGDLAVIENTGLMAERVTSGTTNTLNVWKPRPRNDLTLWEQVTAEHVVWNTQGATASANFTIEGKSCQVTFRTPLEERMDLRTTANWLIRPRLLKLPGIAEVILLGGDVKQYQVLVDPDKLLEYNATLQEVETAIQTNNLNASGGFLEEGQTERPVRVIARLGPTPEKVLEDLRKVVVKVGADRSVLLGNVAEIVEGAAPKRGDGSIDGHPGVVITIVKQPHADTRKLTDEVIAAMREAEASLPADIVVETNLFQLKSFIDRGVYYVEEALLIGAVLVVVVLFLFLLNIRTTFITLTAIPLSLVITTLVFRMISFFTGQELSINVMTLGGIAVAMGELVDDAIVDVENIFRRLGENAVATSPKPPIVVIYEASKEIRSAIVFGTAVVILAFLPLFALSGVEGRLFAPLGIAYIVSILASLIVSLTVTPVLSYYLLAGSVTAHTHGDGWLLKVLKWVAGYLIRFSMRHALLLLSLTWLCVGLSVWQLTRLGADFLPKFDEGSVQINVALPGGSSLKASNEASALIDARLITMQQSPENPDGPVLHFARRTGRAELDEHAQPINVGEYILTMNPESGVGRDIFLKNLLADLRANVPGVEIEAEQPLSHLISHMLSGVNAQVAIKLFGDDLDKLRELSVQVKDAIVTVPGVTPPIIDPQERVNELHVVLRADDLAFHGLSREYVADFVQTALKGEAVSTVIEGQRRFDLVVKLKEPIRSDADKFGELRLDLPDGRGQIRLREVADFPSAASGPNLVNRENVRRRQTIRCNVTGRDLESAITEIEQRVRSQVLMPPGYFVEFGGQFEAQRSATRLISILAAVSLAGIFLVLMMLYPSVRITLQILNAIPTAFIGGVLALVVTGQSLTVASMVGFVSLGGIAVRNGILLVTHYFHLMKEEGEPFSEGMILRGSLERLAPVLMTALTAGIGLIPLVVNGKKPGLEILYPVATVILGGLITSSFCEFLIHPGLFWKFSGRDAERLVRGEGSDEDLLRHDV, encoded by the coding sequence ATGCTCAACTCCATCATTCGTCTGGCGCTCATTCACCGTACGCTCGTCCTGGCTGCTTGCCTGGTCGTGTTAGTCTATGGGGGTTACCTCTCGACGACTCTACCGATCGATGTGTTCCCGGATCTCGACCGGCCTCGAGTGGTCATCCTTACCGAATGCCCCGGACTCTCCCCGGAGGAGATCGAAACACAGATCACCTATCCAATCGAAACAGCACTACTGGGGGCGGCGGGGGTTGAGGCCGTTCGTAGCCAGTCCAGCCAGGGGATGAATGTCATTTATGTCGAGTTTAGCTGGACGACCGAAGTGCGCTACGCCCGGCAGGTCGTCGCCGAGCGACTGGCCGTCGTCACCGTCCCTCCCGGTGTTCGCCCGCAAATGACACCCCCCGCCTCGATTATGGGCCAGATTCTCCATGTCGGCATCCATCGTCGACTCGGCCCACAAGGCGGTGATCTGGCTGTCATTGAGAACACCGGCTTGATGGCGGAGCGCGTCACCTCGGGAACAACTAACACACTTAATGTCTGGAAGCCACGTCCACGCAACGATCTGACTTTGTGGGAGCAGGTCACTGCGGAACATGTTGTTTGGAACACTCAGGGAGCGACTGCCTCAGCAAACTTCACCATCGAAGGCAAGTCCTGCCAGGTCACTTTCCGGACTCCCTTGGAGGAGCGGATGGATCTGCGGACCACCGCAAATTGGCTGATCCGGCCGCGACTGCTCAAACTACCTGGGATCGCTGAGGTCATCCTGCTCGGTGGTGATGTGAAGCAGTATCAGGTACTGGTCGATCCCGACAAATTATTGGAATACAACGCGACACTCCAGGAAGTAGAAACCGCGATTCAGACGAACAATCTGAATGCGAGCGGTGGCTTTCTGGAGGAGGGCCAGACCGAACGTCCAGTGCGAGTGATCGCCCGGCTCGGCCCCACCCCTGAAAAGGTGCTGGAGGATCTTCGCAAGGTAGTCGTGAAGGTGGGCGCCGACCGCTCCGTCCTTCTCGGAAATGTGGCCGAGATCGTCGAAGGCGCCGCTCCCAAACGGGGTGATGGCAGCATTGACGGCCATCCGGGAGTCGTTATCACCATTGTCAAACAACCACACGCCGACACCCGGAAACTGACGGACGAAGTGATAGCTGCAATGCGAGAGGCAGAAGCGTCACTTCCCGCCGACATCGTCGTCGAGACCAACCTCTTCCAGCTCAAAAGCTTCATTGATCGGGGAGTCTATTATGTTGAGGAAGCCCTCCTGATCGGGGCCGTGTTGGTGGTGGTTGTTCTGTTCCTGTTTCTGCTCAACATCCGGACGACCTTCATCACATTGACTGCGATTCCCTTGTCGCTGGTGATTACCACGCTGGTCTTCCGCATGATCAGCTTCTTCACTGGCCAGGAACTCTCGATCAACGTCATGACGCTCGGTGGCATCGCAGTGGCGATGGGGGAACTGGTCGACGATGCCATTGTCGATGTCGAAAACATCTTCCGCAGGCTGGGCGAGAACGCGGTCGCCACCAGCCCGAAGCCACCCATCGTCGTGATTTACGAAGCCAGCAAGGAGATCCGGTCGGCCATTGTCTTCGGCACGGCCGTGGTCATCCTCGCGTTCCTGCCGCTGTTCGCGCTCTCGGGTGTCGAGGGCCGGTTGTTCGCGCCGCTGGGGATCGCCTACATCGTCTCGATTCTCGCCTCACTGATCGTGTCACTCACCGTGACGCCGGTCTTGTCCTACTACCTGCTGGCTGGTTCGGTGACGGCCCATACACATGGCGACGGTTGGCTGCTCAAAGTGTTGAAGTGGGTCGCCGGATACCTCATTCGCTTCAGTATGCGTCACGCGTTGCTGCTTCTCTCTTTGACCTGGCTATGCGTGGGCTTGAGCGTCTGGCAGCTCACCCGGTTGGGAGCCGACTTTCTGCCGAAGTTCGACGAAGGCTCCGTGCAGATTAATGTCGCCTTGCCAGGCGGTTCCTCACTCAAAGCCTCCAACGAAGCCTCGGCCTTGATCGACGCGCGGTTGATTACCATGCAGCAGTCTCCGGAGAACCCGGATGGCCCAGTGCTGCACTTCGCCCGGCGCACTGGCCGGGCGGAACTCGATGAACATGCGCAGCCGATCAACGTGGGCGAATACATCCTGACGATGAATCCCGAGTCGGGTGTGGGCCGCGACATCTTTCTTAAGAACCTGCTGGCCGATCTGCGTGCCAATGTTCCCGGCGTCGAGATAGAGGCTGAGCAGCCACTTTCACACCTCATCAGCCACATGCTGTCGGGGGTCAATGCCCAGGTTGCGATCAAGCTCTTCGGCGACGATCTCGACAAACTGCGGGAACTCTCGGTGCAGGTGAAGGACGCTATCGTGACGGTGCCGGGCGTGACGCCACCGATCATCGACCCCCAGGAAAGAGTCAATGAGCTGCATGTGGTGCTGAGGGCCGACGATCTCGCCTTCCACGGCCTCAGTCGTGAGTACGTGGCCGATTTCGTCCAAACGGCTCTCAAGGGCGAGGCGGTCTCGACGGTCATCGAAGGCCAAAGGCGATTCGATCTCGTGGTGAAACTCAAAGAACCCATTCGGTCGGATGCCGACAAATTCGGGGAGTTGAGGCTCGATCTTCCCGACGGGCGGGGACAGATCCGGCTGCGGGAAGTGGCCGACTTCCCCAGCGCTGCCAGCGGGCCGAACCTTGTGAACCGCGAGAATGTCCGACGTCGCCAAACAATCCGCTGCAACGTGACGGGACGGGATCTCGAAAGCGCGATCACCGAGATCGAGCAGCGGGTAAGATCCCAGGTGCTGATGCCGCCGGGATACTTCGTCGAATTCGGCGGGCAGTTCGAAGCCCAGCGTTCGGCCACACGGCTGATTTCGATCCTGGCGGCCGTCTCCCTCGCGGGCATCTTCCTGGTGCTGATGATGCTCTATCCCTCGGTGCGCATCACGTTGCAGATCCTGAACGCCATCCCCACCGCGTTCATCGGTGGCGTGCTCGCATTGGTGGTCACAGGCCAGTCGCTGACCGTGGCCAGCATGGTGGGATTCGTGTCTTTGGGTGGCATCGCCGTGAGGAACGGGATTCTGCTGGTGACCCACTACTTCCACTTGATGAAGGAGGAAGGAGAACCGTTCAGCGAGGGCATGATCCTGAGGGGCAGCCTGGAGCGTTTGGCACCGGTGCTCATGACGGCCCTGACGGCTGGGATCGGACTCATTCCCCTGGTGGTCAACGGCAAGAAGCCGGGCCTGGAAATCCTGTATCCCGTGGCGACCGTCATCCTGGGGGGACTGATCACCTCCAGCTTCTGCGAGTTTCTGATTCATCCCGGACTGTTCTGGAAGTTCTCCGGCCGGGATGCCGAACGACTCGTGCGCGGTGAAGGATCCGATGAGGATCTGCTGCGACACGACGTGTAA
- a CDS encoding signal peptidase II, translating into MPKILTSRWTAAFILCLTILIADQWTKLWAVEVLKGEEAWVFLGGIFRMQFAYNPGGFLGLGGNLSSEMRTALFIGLNGVGLLALAILPCIKRLSLLNFFACWLIFAGGIGNQIDRIRLENGHVIDFLNIGWGSLRSGIFNIADMAITAGALILLVAAIMAPAPRKSPATSDEPQAIIPDHTEPTPAN; encoded by the coding sequence ATGCCGAAAATTCTGACTTCACGCTGGACTGCGGCTTTCATTCTCTGCCTGACCATTCTCATTGCTGATCAATGGACAAAACTCTGGGCAGTCGAAGTCCTCAAAGGAGAAGAGGCCTGGGTCTTTCTTGGTGGCATCTTCCGCATGCAATTCGCCTACAACCCGGGCGGATTTCTTGGCCTGGGCGGAAATCTCTCCAGTGAAATGAGGACGGCTTTATTCATCGGCCTGAATGGCGTGGGTCTGTTAGCACTGGCGATCCTGCCTTGCATCAAGCGATTATCGCTCTTGAACTTCTTTGCCTGCTGGCTGATCTTTGCCGGTGGTATTGGGAATCAGATCGACCGGATTCGCCTCGAGAACGGCCACGTGATCGATTTCTTGAATATCGGCTGGGGTTCCCTGCGCAGCGGAATCTTTAACATTGCCGATATGGCCATCACCGCCGGTGCGCTCATCCTGCTAGTAGCAGCCATCATGGCGCCAGCACCCCGCAAATCACCGGCAACGAGCGATGAGCCTCAGGCGATCATCCCCGATCACACTGAGCCAACCCCCGCAAACTAA
- a CDS encoding DNA-methyltransferase, which translates to MKPVYEDDFVSLYHGDLFDVLPTLQPGSIHSLITDPPYCSGAPGAGVKADPVKKYCQGGNALGRPTFGGDSKNERGFSFWCLQWLRICRQLVKEGGYGLVFIDWRNLPSMCDALQAADWIHRGVAAWDKGLTSRSPHRGYFRHQCEYIVWGTNGPCHKRDDAGPFKGCHHVPHDLKDKHHITGKPVRLMSELVQVAPIGETILDPFAGSGTTLLAAKREGRRAIGIEREKSYCDITINRLRSLDLQ; encoded by the coding sequence ATGAAACCTGTGTATGAAGATGATTTTGTGTCGCTCTATCACGGCGATTTGTTCGATGTGCTGCCGACGCTCCAGCCAGGCTCGATTCACTCTTTGATCACGGATCCGCCTTACTGCAGCGGGGCTCCTGGAGCAGGAGTGAAGGCCGATCCGGTGAAGAAGTACTGCCAGGGAGGAAATGCCCTCGGCCGCCCGACCTTTGGCGGTGATAGCAAGAATGAACGAGGGTTCTCGTTCTGGTGTTTGCAGTGGTTGCGAATCTGCAGGCAGCTCGTGAAGGAAGGCGGCTATGGTCTCGTCTTCATCGACTGGCGAAACCTGCCCTCGATGTGTGACGCTCTGCAGGCCGCTGACTGGATTCATCGCGGAGTGGCTGCATGGGATAAAGGCCTCACCTCGAGATCTCCGCATCGAGGTTACTTTCGCCACCAGTGTGAATACATCGTGTGGGGGACGAACGGGCCGTGCCATAAGCGGGACGATGCGGGGCCGTTCAAGGGTTGCCACCATGTTCCCCATGACCTTAAAGACAAGCACCATATCACGGGGAAGCCTGTCCGGCTGATGTCCGAGTTGGTGCAAGTCGCTCCGATCGGTGAAACAATTCTCGATCCATTTGCTGGTTCAGGAACCACACTCCTGGCCGCAAAGAGGGAAGGGCGTCGTGCGATCGGCATTGAGCGAGAAAAATCTTACTGCGACATCACAATTAATCGCCTCAGATCTTTAGATCTTCAGTAG
- a CDS encoding ParA family protein: protein MRRIAVMNQKGGVGKTTTSVNLAAGLARAGQKVLLIDLDPQGHASIHLGVEAYGQVPTIYQVFTGRKKLTEVQQLACENLWLAPANLDLAAAELELVDAQNREVILRDAILACEDQGAFDYIVMDCPPSLTVLTINALTAATEVFIPLQPHFFALQGLSKLFETTALVKRRLNRQLKVAGIVLCLYETGTRLAADITDDLTRFLEESDPQSPWAQARIFSSRIRRNIKLAEAPSFGQSIFDYAPKCTGAEDYLGLANEVLTTASQATRPHAA from the coding sequence ATGCGCCGGATTGCAGTGATGAATCAGAAAGGTGGCGTCGGCAAGACGACCACAAGTGTCAATCTGGCTGCGGGCCTGGCTCGTGCCGGGCAGAAGGTTCTCCTGATCGATCTCGACCCTCAAGGCCATGCTTCGATTCATCTGGGTGTCGAAGCCTATGGCCAGGTTCCCACGATCTATCAGGTCTTTACTGGCCGTAAAAAGCTGACTGAAGTTCAGCAACTTGCTTGTGAAAATCTTTGGCTGGCCCCCGCGAATCTCGATCTTGCAGCGGCTGAATTGGAGCTTGTCGACGCACAGAATCGCGAAGTCATCCTGCGAGACGCTATCCTCGCCTGTGAGGATCAGGGGGCATTTGACTATATCGTGATGGATTGCCCTCCTTCACTGACAGTTCTCACGATCAATGCGCTCACCGCAGCGACCGAGGTTTTTATTCCTCTCCAGCCTCACTTCTTTGCCTTGCAGGGGCTTTCGAAGCTGTTTGAAACGACGGCTCTGGTGAAACGCCGTTTGAATCGGCAGCTCAAAGTCGCCGGGATTGTGCTTTGTCTGTATGAGACAGGGACTCGACTCGCGGCGGATATCACCGACGACCTGACTCGCTTTCTCGAAGAGAGCGATCCACAGTCTCCCTGGGCACAGGCCAGAATCTTCTCGTCTCGCATTCGTCGAAACATTAAACTGGCGGAAGCACCGAGCTTTGGACAATCAATTTTTGACTACGCTCCCAAATGCACAGGAGCTGAAGATTACCTGGGATTGGCCAACGAAGTGTTAACCACTGCCAGTCAGGCAACTCGCCCACATGCTGCCTGA
- a CDS encoding DUF1559 domain-containing protein, with protein sequence MSVTPRRIGFTLIELLVVIAIIAVLIALLLPAVQQAREAARRTQSRNNLKQIGIALHNYHDAHKVFPAAYLANTRHPSRDPNTFDGPNGFAWGTMLLPYLDQAPLYNSIRTDLPCWAPQNASAVAINLPVFMSPSATNSNGPMIVRDGSGNELARFGRAHYVANAGQDEPWGYQLEDYSQIANGPMYRNSKIRTADVTDGLSNTIFIGEHSIVSDKTWVGVVPGAVVCAIDPARFPMTECDAAATMVNVHSGPAQDEIDPVTGFAPIHPPNSPLCHVCQMYSPHAGGAHVLLGDGSVRFVSQFIHQPTWAALSSCRGNEVVAEY encoded by the coding sequence ATGTCCGTAACCCCTCGCAGAATTGGCTTTACGCTCATTGAGCTGCTGGTCGTCATTGCGATTATCGCCGTGCTCATTGCCTTACTGCTTCCCGCAGTTCAACAGGCACGCGAGGCGGCTCGGCGTACCCAAAGCCGCAATAATCTCAAGCAAATCGGGATTGCACTTCATAACTATCACGACGCCCACAAGGTGTTCCCCGCGGCCTATCTCGCCAATACCAGGCATCCATCGCGTGATCCCAATACCTTCGATGGCCCCAATGGGTTTGCCTGGGGCACCATGCTGCTCCCCTATCTTGACCAGGCTCCTCTCTACAATTCCATTCGTACCGATCTCCCCTGCTGGGCGCCGCAGAATGCCTCGGCCGTTGCCATCAATCTGCCGGTCTTCATGTCTCCCTCGGCCACCAATTCCAACGGACCAATGATTGTTCGCGATGGATCTGGCAATGAACTGGCAAGATTCGGTCGCGCCCATTATGTGGCGAATGCCGGCCAGGATGAGCCCTGGGGCTATCAACTCGAAGATTATTCGCAGATCGCCAATGGCCCCATGTATCGCAACTCGAAAATCCGCACGGCCGATGTCACCGATGGTCTGTCCAACACGATCTTCATCGGAGAGCACAGCATCGTCAGTGACAAAACGTGGGTGGGTGTGGTCCCCGGAGCCGTGGTCTGTGCTATCGATCCGGCGAGATTCCCCATGACCGAATGTGATGCAGCGGCAACGATGGTGAATGTTCACTCGGGCCCTGCTCAAGATGAGATCGATCCAGTAACAGGGTTCGCTCCCATCCATCCCCCCAACAGCCCGCTGTGCCATGTCTGCCAGATGTACTCTCCTCACGCAGGAGGGGCCCATGTATTGCTGGGCGACGGCAGTGTCCGCTTCGTTTCCCAATTCATTCATCAGCCCACCTGGGCCGCACTCTCAAGCTGCCGAGGGAATGAAGTCGTTGCCGAATACTGA
- a CDS encoding efflux RND transporter periplasmic adaptor subunit — protein MIRRLFKPAAIVAFLAIVIVTGYLTRERWQVLLHPETRAADPVEADESPVSSSKIVVGEQAQLNLGLKAKALKPQTYWKTIQVPGMVVDRPGQSDRGVVALATGVVSRVYHFPGDTVRPGEALFNVKLLSESLHLTQTELFKATQEITLAQAQRNRLASIGSGGIPESRIIEVDNQIKRLEVAVKAYRQELQNRGIASHLIDEISQGTFVNEVTVTAPAISGERLSELDPEVTTNSDPTTTFEVQELKVDLGQQVQAGQLLCLLSSHQRLAIEGQAFRDETPLLERSVRESWPVEVDFREETTDWGELKQEFRIRQLANTIDPVNRTFAFRMPLENQSRVIDDEGRRQTLWRFRPGQKVLILVRVEKLENVYVVPSDAVATEGPESFVFTQNVNTFERKPVRILLRDRQRIVLANDGTLIPGTYVVQSAAEQLNRMVKSGANSGIPKGYHIHADGSLHKNEDEGK, from the coding sequence ATGATCCGTCGACTGTTCAAACCCGCGGCCATCGTCGCGTTTCTCGCGATCGTTATCGTAACTGGCTATCTCACCCGTGAGAGGTGGCAGGTCCTGCTGCATCCCGAAACTCGCGCCGCCGATCCGGTTGAGGCGGACGAATCACCCGTCTCTTCCAGCAAGATCGTGGTGGGAGAACAAGCCCAGCTCAATCTGGGGCTGAAAGCCAAGGCACTGAAACCGCAAACCTATTGGAAAACGATCCAGGTTCCCGGCATGGTTGTCGACCGTCCCGGCCAAAGCGATCGCGGTGTTGTCGCATTAGCGACCGGGGTCGTTTCTCGAGTCTATCATTTCCCGGGCGACACTGTCCGACCCGGCGAGGCCCTTTTTAACGTCAAGCTGCTCAGTGAATCGCTTCACCTCACGCAGACAGAACTTTTCAAAGCGACGCAGGAGATCACCCTCGCCCAGGCCCAGCGCAATCGTTTGGCGTCGATTGGTAGTGGGGGCATTCCCGAGTCTCGCATTATCGAGGTCGACAACCAGATCAAACGCCTCGAAGTGGCCGTCAAAGCGTACCGGCAGGAGTTGCAAAACCGGGGCATTGCCTCCCATCTCATCGACGAGATTTCCCAAGGGACGTTTGTGAACGAAGTGACGGTCACCGCTCCCGCCATCTCCGGTGAACGATTGTCCGAATTGGATCCAGAGGTCACCACAAATAGTGATCCAACCACAACGTTCGAAGTGCAGGAACTGAAGGTCGACCTGGGCCAGCAAGTTCAAGCAGGGCAACTCTTATGTTTGCTCTCCAGCCATCAACGGCTCGCTATCGAAGGGCAAGCATTTCGAGATGAGACACCCCTTCTTGAACGCAGTGTCCGGGAGAGTTGGCCTGTGGAGGTCGACTTCCGCGAGGAGACCACCGATTGGGGCGAACTCAAGCAGGAGTTCCGCATCCGTCAGTTGGCCAACACGATCGATCCGGTCAATCGGACGTTCGCCTTTCGCATGCCGCTGGAAAACCAGTCGCGGGTCATCGACGACGAGGGTCGACGCCAGACACTCTGGCGGTTTCGGCCCGGCCAAAAAGTGTTGATCCTCGTGCGGGTGGAAAAGCTCGAAAATGTCTATGTCGTCCCGTCGGACGCGGTGGCGACGGAGGGACCTGAATCCTTTGTCTTCACTCAGAACGTGAACACGTTCGAGCGCAAACCCGTACGCATCCTGCTGCGTGACCGGCAACGGATTGTTCTTGCCAACGACGGCACGCTCATCCCTGGAACCTATGTGGTGCAGTCCGCTGCCGAGCAGCTCAATCGCATGGTCAAGTCGGGTGCCAACAGCGGGATCCCCAAGGGATACCACATACACGCCGATGGCAGCCTGCACAAGAACGAAGACGAGGGGAAGTAA
- a CDS encoding glycosyltransferase, protein MIRRNARFASGAELLKHNGPKLSIVLPHCCDYKRLWHTLAGLHKDRLRLDVVKDVELLVCDNSRTVPDKAKGQRHSEEAEKRVKELPNARFVSFIRVAGTAPTKDEGIRQATGLFAICLDPHCEFPAGMLERILDWITAHPLDDDLHFAMELHLRMVEPDGKPAACCTHRVARFGGDGNFAVCRVDPQALAPGAAPFETETAGCAFFLVRRASWLGFHPLSEGWGGEESYLPEKYRQAGRRVWVHPDWQYVHQYHDIDGVAYSGRDWITKARVILRGFKELSYPPLAEIKANFVQPRRMTEQQWQGLLQELQICETSPAAVPGLEEGELPLLEGLPCPHRGRQSGKILCNVGCPSMRSQQVTTFDCRRHGLVILGKRRSDLVNCLNCSFRLDD, encoded by the coding sequence ATGATCAGACGCAACGCACGTTTTGCTTCCGGGGCCGAGCTGCTCAAGCACAATGGCCCCAAGCTCTCGATCGTGTTGCCGCACTGCTGCGACTATAAGCGGCTGTGGCATACCCTCGCTGGCCTGCACAAAGACCGGCTGCGGCTCGATGTGGTGAAGGATGTCGAGCTGCTCGTCTGCGACAATTCACGGACGGTACCGGATAAGGCGAAAGGCCAGCGGCACTCCGAGGAAGCCGAGAAGCGAGTCAAGGAACTCCCCAACGCTCGCTTCGTGAGTTTTATCAGAGTTGCGGGGACTGCACCGACGAAAGATGAAGGGATTCGACAAGCCACTGGGCTCTTTGCGATCTGCCTCGATCCGCACTGCGAGTTCCCGGCCGGCATGTTGGAACGCATCCTCGATTGGATCACAGCTCATCCACTGGATGACGATCTCCACTTCGCGATGGAGCTCCATCTGCGCATGGTCGAACCAGATGGCAAGCCTGCAGCCTGCTGCACGCACCGGGTAGCCAGGTTCGGAGGGGATGGAAACTTCGCGGTTTGTCGAGTCGATCCGCAGGCCCTGGCTCCCGGAGCGGCACCCTTTGAGACAGAGACCGCTGGCTGTGCGTTCTTCCTGGTACGCCGGGCTTCCTGGCTTGGCTTTCATCCCCTGTCAGAAGGGTGGGGTGGCGAAGAAAGCTATCTGCCGGAGAAGTACCGCCAGGCTGGCCGGAGAGTCTGGGTGCATCCCGATTGGCAGTACGTCCATCAATACCACGACATCGACGGTGTGGCGTACAGTGGCCGGGACTGGATCACCAAAGCCCGCGTGATCCTCAGAGGCTTCAAGGAGCTGAGCTATCCTCCACTGGCCGAAATCAAAGCAAACTTCGTGCAGCCTCGACGAATGACCGAACAGCAGTGGCAAGGTCTCCTGCAGGAGCTGCAGATTTGCGAGACTTCCCCAGCGGCCGTTCCTGGCCTCGAAGAGGGCGAACTGCCGCTGCTAGAGGGATTACCCTGCCCTCATCGTGGCCGCCAATCGGGCAAGATTCTCTGCAACGTCGGCTGCCCCTCGATGCGTTCCCAGCAGGTGACGACCTTTGATTGCCGGCGCCATGGCCTGGTCATCCTCGGCAAGCGGCGATCGGATCTTGTCAACTGTTTGAACTGCTCATTCAGGCTGGATGATTGA